A window of Lodderomyces elongisporus chromosome 8, complete sequence genomic DNA:
cttttggtctCCCTATACAACTTAATACTGCTCAAGACACTAGCGGTAATACCCATCCAAATCTGCCATGTTTGAAATGGTAATTTCAACTTAAATACAGTGTACGTGTTGAATCCCAAATCAGCCAagtttttgtatatatcgATCCATGTGTTGTGAATCTTAAACAGTAAATCCTCCAactgtttttgttcttctatAGACAATTTGGGTTTCAgctcatcatcaccattgTTTGCACCAGAATTTGTATTCTTGAACATGTTGAGAAAATTAGCCCCGCCATTACCCTGGTGCATGTTTCCATTGCTGAATTGCTTAGCCATTGCCTTAGCTTTGGCCTTGACAtgaatttgtatttgtaaatTGATCCTTTCTTCTGAAAGTTTGCCCAATTTTTCATATGCATTGTAGAGAGCAATCCAAGTTTCCAGATACCATGCATATGACTCGTGTCTACTCACTATTGATTTGTACCACGGATTTGTAAGAACATTTAGCTTGTATAGTAAGATGGATTCGTCATTGATTCCATAGTAAAGCGAGGCCACTTGAGATAACGTACTTCGACTAAACAATTGCTTATTAATGGTTTTTGAATGAACATTTTCTTGCACTTTCTTCACTAGATCATGGATTCGGAAAGGCGTCTTACCGAACCGGAGAAATTGACGATACATGCTAAGACCATTAATCATTCCCGCAACTcgcaatttgaaaatggagCAGACCAATATAACAATTATTCTAAAGAAATCTTGTGGATGTTTTAGAAAATTTTTGAATAGGTCAAGCTGCTTTGATGCATCGTTATATCTTAAattgatttgtttgatGTTGACTTTCTCATCGGATAAATAGTTTTGCGTTTGGTTTGCGTGATGCACAAGTAATCGTAATGTGTACTGTCCGACTTTGGCAAATTTGTCCTTGCCAACAATATCGTTGAGCATAAGCCAAAATATTTTCCATTCACTAGGAGagttttttgctttctccTTGGAAGAAGTGTGGGTCATAGGAGTCGCTGATGTCATTATCGAGGCTGCATCGCTCTGCTGTTCCATCTTATCGGCCTTTTCCTCAATTGATAACGAATAGCTTTGATTGTTCAAGTTTGTTCTAAACTTGAGCGGTGTTTCTACTTTCGAAGTTGTCATAGTCGCACTcatgtttttatttttaaatttttgttgtttactTGGTGTATCaggttcttgttcttcctGTTCTTCCTGttcgtcttcttcgtcttcttcgACCCACTCGGAACTAAACGAGGGGTATGGCTGAGTGTATAACTTTGAGGAAGGGTGTAATGGGGATCTTCGAAATTTGTATTGCTGATGAagatgttgttgctgttgaagatgttgctgctgctgatgttgttgctgttgttgttgctggtgtaTCGATGACAAAGTGTTGATGTGACTTCGTTGAGGTTGCGTATGTAGTATCACCGGTGATACTAGTGATGGCGATGACAAAGTTGTCTTTGTATTATTTTGTAAAAGTTCCAATTGTGATGGCTCTCCAGTAACACCTGgtacttgttgttgttgttgttgttgtttttgctgctgctgatgctgttgctgctgggAATAAGTATAAGTTCGATGGTTTGGGTCTGAATTTATAAAATGATCAGATGAAGAAATGGTTTCAATGTCGTTCATCCTTTTAtatccaaaagaaaaaaaaaagaaacaaaaaaagaaaaaaagaaaaaagaaagagaatgtAGGCTTGATTTTGGGTCAGAAGAAAttggtttgttgttgtatattttatattgtGCTACTGTTTCACGTACTGTTATTGTTAGTGTTACTATAACTATAACTGTAGCAgggtttcttttctgtatACCCCTCCTCCCCTCAGAGTTTTAGATCCGTTTGTTCATGGGTTACAAAATTACatcaacacttttttttattttaatttttaattttattaattttttctttttttttttttcaagtattCACAAAAGATTTCTTCTGCCGAGCTCTTGCTTGCAAACCGTTTCTAAAAtacaatttcttttcttttctttttttttgatactAATCAAGGTTTAAGAGAGCTGGTAAGAGAGGGATGACGTAGGACACTCTAGCAATGTAGCATTGAGTACCATAcattcaaatccaaattcaaataacgatggtttcaattttttttgtatttgttttctcttaTTTGGTTGCACTTTAAAAATGCTACTTTTTGTTAGAGTTACGgtagccaaaaaaaaaagacaaaaagacaaaaagagtTATTCCAATTTCCTCAAACTTTCCTTCCTTGACGGCCCATTTACATTGCTCCTCCCCCACGTTGGACGTTTAGCGTTCTTCCCCcgccccccccccccccccccgccACACGTCTACGCCTCTACCTTCCCGCGTACAACAAATTTCCGACCCCCCCTCCCCACACCATTACATATTCTTCAACTCATATTCCAACTTCAACTGTTATCTAATAGAAATAACTCTAATGAAAAGTTTACTCTACACAATGAAAAAGTGTcagaaacaaatcaaaaagaaattaaaaattaaaactaGGAACAAACgaatttgcaaaataaattttttctattcttatGTGACATTACCATAGACTGCGATTGGTTGCACCCATGTTACATTTTACGAAAAAATTTACATCAAAACAACGTTGCCAACCCAAACCCCAAAATACTTCATCTTGTTCAGTACATCAACGCCCCTCTAAACCTAATATAAAGCTatctcttgtttttgtttttgttttagttttagtttttgtttttgtattcctttttttgctttctctcCGTCTTTCTTTCTGCAAATGCTACACTATGACAAAGTAAAATATGTCAAATCACTACGTTCACAATCTgcaatatatttatatatatgtgtgtgttggtgagaataaataaatactTGAATTAATTAAAGTAAAATATagtaaaataaatagaaaaaacagataaagagaaacaaaaagaaaaaaaatcaaacaacAGCTAATCCAAACAATTATAAATATTCTTAATCATAATCTCATCTAAATCATCATTCATCCCTTGTGTTCATCCTCTCTTCCGTATGCTGGTCCCATCATAAATGCACCAACGCTTCCCAAGTATCCTTCGTGTCTCAAGAAATAACTTTGCATCTCTCCACCAGACCAAAAATTGACTGCATAACTTAATGTGTGTATAGTTTGCAAATGGCCACTAATATATGAACCACCAAAATATATCCTCTTTAAACCAAAACGCAAAGCATGCAAATATGCAATTTGTCCGATATTATTACTTATGGAGAATAAAAGGGAACGAGCTATATCTTCTTGGTTGAATTGGGCCAACTTTTCTGCTGGAGATAACCTCTTCTCGATGGAATTACTTGCACCATCGTTATCGCCATTCCCGCTACCAAATCGTAATTTCTTAAACACTTTGGCAAACGAAGAAGCAATGTGCGTTGCTTTAAGACCAATCTTGTTGTAGTTTGTTCCGTAGATATCACCAACTAGTAAATCGatattttcattattaCCGCGCTGTGCCATCTCAAGCATCTCGTTATAATCCTTGGCATCAGTaagaagcagcaacaatcCCCATAAAGTACCACCACCCAAGGAACTACCCCCAATACGTTCAAACCCCAATGGACCAGGTTTAGTAACTTTAATCATTGAAACACCACTACCAATATTGACAAGGAGATAAGGGTATATTTCAGTTTCAGTTTGAATAGGTTGGAATTTGGTTTGTGCTTCATTCAAGTCATAAATGAATATTTCTTGTGGGATTTTCGTGATAAGCCAATCCAAGCCCTTGATGAGGCACTCCATTTCGTCTTTTTTAATGATTTGCATTGgcaactttttctttttaaatgtCTTGGTCATGAGATTGTAAAACTTGTgtgcaccaccaccagtgGCCATTATATATGTGATTGGCGATTTCCTAGTTTCTTTTGAGATCGATTTGGTAATCAACTGGATGATAAATTTCATCACTTCgcttttgaaattttcagTTTGGAAATCTCGGAAATGCAACTTCCCGCCTCCAGAGATAGGTCCAGCACCAGAAGCACCAGAAGCTCCAGAATCGTTGGTGTTTGCACTATTCTTGTTTGATCTTCTGGATTTGCTAAAATAAATCAACTTTGTCAATGTTCCACCAATATCGACTGAAATATGGATAATCTCATCATTATGCTGTGGTAAattgatattgttttttgtaatcaCGCCTCCTGAAGTGCTATTTCCTCCCTCGTATTCCCCGTATTCCTCTCCATCTGCGTCTCCCTGGGTATCTCCCTCCTCTTCCAAGTCTGAAGATGTATTGGACAGAGAAGCAGAAGGTGTTTGCGATGGTGAGTTTGAACTGTAGATGTAATCGGCAGAAGACATCTCTTCTTCGTTATCCAAGTCTACGTCATCCACCAATATCGAGCTTCGTAACAAATTGTCATTGGCGATAAATGCACCACTGCAGTCGATTCTTATTGTTCCGGGATCAGCCAACTCCAAGTTTATATCTTCGTGCGATACACTAAGACGATGTCGCCTTGTACTGGTGGTTgtgaaattgttgttgttgctggtgaTGGTTGACAAATGTGTTGAGCTGTTGTTGGCAGTGTTGACGGCTGTTGTAGTGACTGATGTTGTGGTCGAAGTAGATGTATtagttgttgaagaaatcgATGTGTTATATAAATTTACATTATTATCCTGGGGTTGTAGTGGTAGTTTGGTGTTTATTGTGGAATATGAGTGGATAATTGTTGGTGAATCCTGTGACAGCAGCATCTAGTATACTCGAATGGAATACAAAGTGTATAGTGTGAAATGAATAtgtctttatatatatctatatgtatatatagatataagTATGCAAGAATGGggaaaagaattgaaataaataattagCCTCCTAAGCCTTGATGCCAAAGGTGTAGTTGGTGGTTATAGTAGTAACAAAAGAAGTGGTAAATGTTGTCGTTGCTAATATTGATAAATGCTAGGATGTGCCCAAATGAATGTGATGATACGATACCAAAGttttgattgaaaaaagcTCTGTGTCTGATACGTGAAAGATGAGAGAACGCAGTAAAAATGATGACAAAAAAGTTTGGGGTCAAAAAgttaataaaaaagaagaatcaaaaaattggTTGGAGAGATTCTAAAATATAATTCTGGTGATACTTGAATTGAACTTGACTTTgatatttgtttttaatcAATGGAGAGATGGTGAGTTTACGTGCGGGTTGGGgttgaaaaataatttttagtaaaaaaaataaaataaaataaaaaattatttttgttgGCGGCGgtaatttgaatttgaatttgaatttggatatttttttttttgttggttaAATATTTTGCACAGTACTTGGGTTGTATTGTTTGTCCCTCGGACACGGAACAAATCTACACTACACTGAATCTAGtatgcatatatatataagaaaTATACAGTAGAGGAGATAAATGAAGTACGGAGAAAGgagagacaaagaagatacaaggagaaaaagaataccTGGAAAAAGTTAAAGAGTGGTGATAACTTTTTCACAATCTCCGTCCTAAGATATGAGAAATTTAATCTAGTTTTGGGCAAAGATAAGGAATTAGTGTCATTCGTCCAAGTACGTATTACTTATTAATCATCATCCTTCGTGATCATCGTACcctcttctctctctctctctttctctcttcctctCCACCCCCCCTCTCTCCCCctccaacaaaaaaaaaaaaaaaaaaaaaattgtaatgCAATCAATCATAATATCGTACAGATTGTTACATCCTCCACTTGGTAGCATTCACACCCGCAGCCCCGTTCTCCCGCTTTCCtcacaaaaggaaaaggaggaaaaaaaaagaaaaaaggaaacaaaacaggcaaaaaaaaaagagtttttAGGCTTTTGAGCACTCACCAAATCTCCGACATGGTAGCATTAGCATTAGTGAAGCTTCAAAAGTTTACCCCTATTATAACCCACCTTATTcttctatatatatatatatatatatatttatatatacatggttattattattactactcTTACTACTGTTTTTAAAGACCAATTGTATGGgtgaatagaaaaaagtCACTCCgataaaaaagagagaaaaaagcagcagcatGTAAACCCATTTGGGTGGTGCTGAAATTGCTCGACACCATTAGTTTCTTCATCGCTTATAATTTTAGTATATTATTGgctattcttttatttctattcaAGTGCATCATTTTGTACTATTCAAAAAGGTTAAGccaacaaaaaaggaagaataGATGGAAAAGATGAAATAATTGGACAAGGGATGGGGAAGgagggagaagaagaaccaaaaaagaattaaaaagagTGGAAATGTATGATTGGAAACTAAtcaaaagaagacaaatATTTTACCAAACGCTTTTAGGTAGGATACAAATCACGTGACTGAAATTATTGTAGTCTCTCTTCCTCGTCTAGTCTGAAGAGTATATAAATTGCAGTAGAGttcgaaaaaaaaggagaaagaaaaaactaaaaaaaaaacaaataaagagTTTTGAAAACCAAGACATGTGACACGACGTTGAAGGTGTCATTACCAAACGTTTTAACTATAAATACAGcgtttatttatttatttatttaggCTAATTCAACGTTTTGCTGGAGACCAACAGCCGAGGAAAACTGGGACGCTTTGAATCCCTAAAATTTAAGAGATTTTATTACTCAGCCTCAAGCAGAAGTaatgagaaaagaaaataataaaataaagagataaaaaaaacagatagTATCTTGTTCCCAacattttttgaatttttacTCAAACTTGTTCTTGTTATCTTTCAGTTGTATATTGTAGAGTTATAAATCTATAGAATTGTATCCATTAGTCTTTATATTATATGTATATCTATTAGATAAATTAAATAGAAAACTTGTAATATCAACTTTGAAAACTaacagacaaaaaaaaaaaaaatagcaTTTTTTAAAGGGGAGACACGATCAAACCACAAAAGTCTAGGTAAGCTCTTCTTGTTATTCTTGTTCAAGTAGCCCATTCCATGAAAGGGTAGAATTTTACTCTAATGTCTCCACACTTTCTTACAATCACAcaattcatatatatatatatacatacatatatatatatatatattatttttaataCAACctaaaagacaaaaaataaacacatAAACTTCTAATTTTGTATACTCTAAAGATTCATCAActtttatttaaaaaacaattttttttgatttcatttttatttcgcaactgcaacaaaaaCTGATTTttggggaggggggggggggggaggttGGGGGAGGAAgtaggaaaggaaaggctAAATTCGATCTTTAGACTGCACGTATATTCACATATACATGCATTATATTCAAACTAGACCAAACTAAAGTGAATTGAAGATAAGTGAACTGAACTGAACTGAACTGAAATTTAATTGAAACaattataaaaagaaaatagtttgagtttttttggggggtgaaggaaaaaaaccTGGgtataaaaaaacacacatacaaatatatatataatagaattgaagaatttaaaaaaaaaaagaaacaaagaaaaaaccaCCAGGGAGAAAAGAACAGCAATgataagaaaataaaaaaaatagaaacttcttctcctttttttccctgACTGACCAGCAGTCTTGAAAGAAgtttattcttttccatttcctcttgccttttccttttcttgaCTTTTTGCGGAGTTGCTGctttgttgctgctttgttgctgctttgttgttgctttgtTGCTGCTCGCTAGATATCCCACGCAATGCTTTCTTTATCGATAACATTCAAGATCCTATTGGCTAATAACTCATCAAAATCCAAGTCGCATgctgtttgtttgttcaaaATTAAATCATGAAATTCTTCTTGAGAGCTGATGGAGCTGTTTTTTGTGTGATTTATTGAGCTTGGTGTTGACGTTGACATTGACATTGACattttgttgcttttgCCATTACTTTTAAAGTCGTCGACATCGGGCAAGGGAGGAATAACTGCTTCTTCCAATCGGAATTGTTCATCAACTGGGGAAATGACTGTTGATAAAGGTGCATGTGTTTTGGCAAAACTAAATTGGATGTCAGAAAAATCAGGGAAATGAGGCATATCTGGAAAGTCCAATGGTGATTTTAGAGAAGTAGTTGTATATTTTCGTTGTGTTTGTGGCTCTGATGATGTAGATAATGAGAGTGGTAAGGataatgattttgatcTGTGCATTGAAAATAAGCTCGAAGGGGTTGATGAGGGTACTGAAGTtgttgacgatgatgatacAGATCTAGGTGTAGTTGGTGTTGTACTTGTATTGTCTAATGTCAGTTGATGATTGGTGtgggtagtggtggtgtaAGTGGTGGTGTAAGTGGTGGTGTAGGTGGTGGAGTTGAATTGGGAGTATTGGTGCATTTCAGGTGTgcttgttgctgatgttgctCTACGATTTGCAGGCAACGAAAGCGAGGGTAATAGCTGCGAGGTGGAGGATATACTCGATTGCAGTGTAGTTGACTTATTATTTAATAAATCATTCTTTATGGTTTTCAATTTCGATTTGAATGATGATTTAGTCTTTTGTAAGTGAAATTGATGTGGTTGATGTGTTTGATGTGGTTGAAGTTGGCTATGGTTGTAATTGTATTGGCTCATTGGGTAGCTCactgtatatatatatatataatgtTAATCAAACGAAGGGAAGATCAAGGACTTTGtagaataaagaaacaagtaAATGGAATTGAATTGAATTGATAATGTATGAAGTGAAggccaaaaaagaaaaacaaaatttggaATATACAAGAGAATACCAGAGAGAGGGAAGGGCAGGTTCAATGACATGGGAAATATCACTGTATCTATATACTCTCTGGTTTGTCAAGTAACCTGTCTCAAGGATTAATAAAAAGTTAAAATAAGAAGGGGTGTGTGTATATTCGACTTGAACAAAAAGTCTAGAAATCTAGATGGtcccttttctcttttgtgtctgtgtatgtgtgtgtttgaCCAGTTTGTTATTTACACTGTTGGTGTTCAAACTTGGTGTAACTCAGGTTCTTGCATTTGTTATTGTGTttgaaattaaattaaatataATTTCTGTTCTGGTATTATTATAAGTTGTATCAGTACAAAGTGGTATATCTCCTTTTggtattttattttattttgttttgttttgtttttgggtaattattattttttttttattattatcaatcTTTTGGTAGTTTTGAGTTGGagcagtagtagcagtaacATCCACACTGATGTATCTCAGGGTAAGCCAATGACTCCTCCGCGGTTGGTTTTACAAACAGCACATGAGGGTTTTGAAGAGACGGTACAGGCtgttaaaaacaaaacaaagcaaaacagaGCAGAACAgagtaaaataaaatattattattttgcaaacctctttctttatttctttttcttttttttaggggggggggggggggggggaagatgggaaagagaaagaaaggataATGGAGGGGCGGTTTGATTGATTGTAATGTAGAGTCTCTTATTGACTACATTCTTGTCTGTCTTGGTTTACTACATGTGTTTGTAAATGTGGATGTGGATGTGTCTGGCCACTTAAATGTCAAACATTACTGGTAACTGGTACGATTAGCTCGTCAGACTCTTGGAGGAGGGGGCACACAGTTTGGCATATACACACtggtttttcatttcttatttttgttcttattttttattttcgtATGTAATGCCACATCACAAGGCATCTGCTATGGCATCACATAGATAACTATTTATACTCCAAAAACTCTTCTAACCATCCAAACACTTTAAACTTTTTCTCAGCAGAGTATTATATGCATACCCAACAAGTGGGAACTACCACTCTCAGTAATGGTAGTTTTACTACTAGTGGTAGTTTTACTACTAGTGGTAGTACTACTAGTATTAAAGCTACTTTTGGGTATATTCCAGAGTACATTACTGAATGTGGTAATCTACACTTGATATGTCTCTATCTATTTTTCGTTTATCCCTTATTTCCACTGAACCAAAATCCAAAatccaaaaccaaaaaaatgcTAGACCACATATGCTATTCTTAAACCTGTtcacacaaaaaaaaaatttaaagagCCACGACTTTACCTTGATACGTCATAATTGACCAAAAATTGACcaaaaattgacaaaaaattgacaaaaaattgacaaaaaaTTGACAGCAAAGGGAATTGAAATGTAAataatattttatttcttttttccaaaaaaaaaatatacctCCTAACTCAGAGGTAGATCCCATGTTGTGATTTCCTATTGTTTTCCTTGTTTCCTTCCTTTATTTACTTCCCCGTGTTCGATTTAATGGTTAAAAAGATAATTAAATAGAAGTGACACACAGAGAGTGTTTCAAATACCATAGAGAAAATGGTGTAAAAAGAGAGGGAGAAAGAGATAACTAAACATAATACAACCGCCTTTTTGATGCCCTAGctattgttaattttttattgtttgtctctcttctcttttctcttttttagACCCTTGTGCTGTTTCAATCTAGATTGATATATATGTCTTGTATTGTTGTGGTGATACTACAACTAGTCTATTCCCTCTTTGtccatttttattttatgttgtctttttcttacaTGAATACattgaaagtgaaaaaataaaaaacacaagTGCAGGTCCGAGGATATACAATTATTGGTTTCATgtacctttttttatattttctttttttttcattttgcttttggCTTTTTGCCCCACTCCTTTGGCAGTGGGGCAAAAGGGCGGGACGGTGGGATTAGTAAAAATATAACCGGTGAACAAACAACGTCTAGCGTCATTACAAATATTCCGCCTTCAATAATTCATGTAGTAAATGTAGAAGCCAAAATAGCAAAATTCTAGACTTGATAGGATCGGGGATGGGGGGTTTTTTGTCCTCAAAGCTCTA
This region includes:
- the PEX25 gene encoding peroxin gives rise to the protein MNDIETISSSDHFINSDPNHRTYTYSQQQQHQQQQKQQQQQQQVPGVTGEPSQLELLQNNTKTTLSSPSLVSPVILHTQPQRSHINTLSSIHQQQQQQQHQQQQHLQQQQHLHQQYKFRRSPLHPSSKLYTQPYPSFSSEWVEEDEEDEQEEQEEQEPDTPSKQQKFKNKNMSATMTTSKVETPLKFRTNLNNQSYSLSIEEKADKMEQQSDAASIMTSATPMTHTSSKEKAKNSPSEWKIFWLMLNDIVGKDKFAKVGQYTLRLLVHHANQTQNYLSDEKVNIKQINLRYNDASKQLDLFKNFLKHPQDFFRIIVILVCSIFKLRVAGMINGLSMYRQFLRFGKTPFRIHDLVKKVQENVHSKTINKQLFSRSTLSQVASLYYGINDESILLYKLNVLTNPWYKSIVSRHESYAWYSETWIALYNAYEKLGKLSEERINLQIQIHVKAKAKAMAKQFSNGNMHQGNGGANFLNMFKNTNSGANNGDDESKPKLSIEEQKQLEDLSFKIHNTWIDIYKNLADLGFNTYTVFKLKLPFQTWQIWMGITASVLSSIKLYRETKRKLIMDEEES
- a CDS encoding uncharacterized protein (BUSCO:EOG09262IP2), with the protein product MSSSQDSPTIIHSYSTINTKLPLQPQDNNVNLYNTSISSTTNTSTSTTTSVTTTAVNTANNSSTHLSTITSNNNNFTTTSTRRHRLSVSHEDINLELADPGTIRIDCSGAFIANDNLLRSSILVDDVDLDNEEEMSSADYIYSSNSPSQTPSASSSNTSSDLEEEGDTQGDADGEEYGEYEGGNSTSGGVITKNNINLPQHNDEIIHISVDIGGTLTKLIYFSKSRRSNKNSANTNDSGASGASGAGPISGGGKLHFRDFQTENFKSEVMKFIIQLITKSISKETRKSPITYIMATGGGAHKFYNLMTKTFKKKKLPMQIIKKDEMECLIKGLDWLITKIPQEIFIYDLNEAQTKFQPIQTETEIYPYLLVNIGSGVSMIKVTKPGPLGFERIGGSSLGGGTLWGLLSLLTDAKDYNEMLEMAQRGNNENIDLLVGDIYGTNYNKIGLKATHIASSFAKVFKKLRFGSGNGDNDGASNSIEKRLSPAEKLAQFNQEDIARSLLFSISNNIGQIAYLHALRFGLKRIYFGGSYISGHLQTIHTLSYAVNFWSGGEMQSYFLRHEGYLGSVGAFMMGPAYGREDEHKG